The Medicago truncatula cultivar Jemalong A17 chromosome 4, MtrunA17r5.0-ANR, whole genome shotgun sequence genome includes a region encoding these proteins:
- the LOC25491593 gene encoding uncharacterized protein C24B11.05 produces the protein MEFVNLFTQKPKYDCLLFDLDDTLYPLSSGLAEACRQNFKDYMEEMLCIDPRKSDNLCTLLYKNYGTTLAGLKAIGYDFDYDELHSFVHGRLPYVNLKPDPVLRKMLMSLPYRKLIFTNADKVHALKTLNILGLEDCFEGIICFETLNPIHRSSVSTNPSGILPKSPIVCKPSENAIQLALKIANLDPHRTLFFEDSVRNIQAGKRVGLDTVLIGTSQKVQGADYALESIHNLPEAIPDLWEADLKSEVVYTGKLAVETTVTA, from the exons ATGGAATTTGTGAACCTCTtcacacaaaaaccaaaatatgaTTGCCTTCTTTTTG ATTTAGATGATACTTTGTATCCACTCAGTTCTGGTCTTGCAGAAGCATGTCGACAAAATTTTAAAG ACTACATGGAAGAAATGCTTTGCATAGATCCAAGAAAATCTGATAATTTATGCACCCTTCTTTACAAGAATTATGGAACAACTCTAGCAGGATTAAAg GCAATTGGATATGACTTTGACTATGACGAACTTCACAG TTTTGTTCATGGGAGATTACCTTATGTGAACTTGAAACCAGACCCAGTTCTAAGGAAAATGTTGATGAGCCTGCCCTATAGGAAACTT ATCTTCACAAATGCAGACAAAGTTCATGCTCTTAAGACACTAAACATACTTGGATTAGAAGATTGCTTTGAAGGAATTATTTGTTTTGAGACTCTTAATCCAATCCACAGGAGCAGTGTCTCA ACCAATCCCAGTGGAATCCTGCCAAAGTCACCAATTGTTTGTAAACCATCAGAAAATGCCATTCAATTGGCTCTCAAAATAGCCAACCTTGACCCACATAGAACT TTGTTCTTTGAGGACAGTGTCCGCAACATACAAGCTGGAAAACGAGTAGGACTCGACACTGTGCTG ATTGGCACATCACAGAAAGTTCAAGGTGCAGATTATGCATTGGAAAGCATCCATAACCTTCCTGAGGCAATTCCTGATCTATGGGAGGCTGACTTAAAGTCGGAAGTTGTGTACAC
- the LOC25491594 gene encoding F-box/LRR-repeat protein 16 yields MAAKKKIRASAAKKKIRASAADLFYLPDDCWLRIFKLLLDGDDADCDRYLKPLSTVSKEFLSFTNRHKFSLTISSATRPFLPHFFQRFPNLTSLNLSHYYTADLPTDFNAILLEISRFPMNLRALDLSYKPIIPKDGLRALSQKITTLTCLTCSHISSIHNTDMLLIAECFPLLEELDLSYPGKGYNNDCTVGVEALSRELFKLRKVNLSRHRYINNRLLFHLFKNCKLLEEAIILDCHQLTNAGIATALHERPTLRSLSFANSKSLVDFGVSPQLESLHLVHSWWKSNDTIKRVPWLFPNLQRLDLSRRRVNSGNEFVFDGTEEGICNLLRNCSKIKHLNLTHYPIVMVPKMNFKVPKLEVLNLSYTEVDDEALRMISKSCCRLLHLLLEGCFIVTMTGLKHVVENCTQLREINLRKCLDVHADAVALIVSSRPSLRKIIAPPRYSFSDNEWEFLGSCLIIA; encoded by the coding sequence ATGGCtgctaagaaaaaaataagggcTTCTGCtgctaagaaaaaaataagggcTTCTGCTgcagatttattttatttaccgGATGATTGCTGGCTACGCATCTTCAAACTCCTCCTCGACGGCGACGACGCCGACTGCGACCGTTATTTAAAACCTCTCTCCACCGTATCGAAAGAGTTCCTCTCCTTCACCAACCGCCACAAATTCTCTCTCACCATCTCTTCTGCAACACGCCCTTTCCTCCCTCACTTCTTTCAAAGGTTCCCCAACCTCACCTCCCTCAACCTCTCCCACTACTACACTGCTGACCTCCCAACTGACTTCAATGCTATTCTACTCGAAATCTCTCGTTTCCCAATGAACCTTAGAGCACTTGATCTCTCCTACAAACCTATCATTCCCAAAGATGGGCTGCGAGCTTTGTCCCAGAAGATTACAACTTTGACCTGTCTCACTTGTTCCCACATTAGTTCTATCCATAACACTGACATGTTACTTATTGCCGAGTGTTTTCCTCTACTCGAAGAACTAGACCTCAGTTACCCCGGGAAAGGTTATAACAACGATTGCACCGTTGGAGTAGAGGCTCTTTCACGGGAACTTTTCAAACTCCGCAAGGTAAATCTCTCTCGTCATCGGTACATCAACAATAGGTTGCTTTTCCACTTGTTTAAGAATTGTAAGCTTCTGGAAGAGGCCATCATATTAGACTGTCATCAACTAACCAACGCAGGCATTGCTACTGCTCTACATGAGAGACCAACATTGCGCTCTTTATCCTTTGCCAATTCTAAGTCTTTGGTGGATTTTGGTGTAAGCCCTCAACTGGAGTCTCTCCATTTGGTTCACAGTTGGTGGAAAAGCAATGACACCATCAAAAGGGTTCCATGGTTATTCCCCAATTTGCAGCGGCTTGATTTGAGCCGACGCAGAGTCAATTCTGgaaatgaatttgtttttgatGGGACTGAAGAAGGTATTTGTAACCTTTTGAGAAATTGTAGTAAGATTAAACATTTGAACTTAACCCACTATCCAATAGTGATGGTACCCAAAATGAACTTTAAAGTTCCCAAATTGGAGGTATTGAACTTGTCATATACAGAAGTTGATGATGAAGCACTACGTATGATCTCAAAGAGTTGTTGTAGGCTTTTGCACCTGTTACTGGAAGGTTGTTTTATTGTCACGATGACTGGATTGAAGCATGTGGTAGAAAACTGCACGCAACTGAGGGAAATCAATTTGAGGAAGTGCCTTGACGTGCACGCTGACGCTGTTGCCTTAATTGTATCTTCAAGGCCATCATTGAGAAAGATAATTGCTCCACCTCGCTATTCATTTAGTGACAATGAGTGGGAATTCCTCGGTTCATGCTTGATAATTGCTTAA